One Anolis carolinensis isolate JA03-04 unplaced genomic scaffold, rAnoCar3.1.pri scaffold_13, whole genome shotgun sequence genomic window, GATGTGGTGATTTTATTCACTGCTGCCCTTGCAATATCTACATATTTACTGACCTGTTCGCATAGAGGCCACGTTCAGTAACCACCACTCTGGAATCCGCGGCAGAACCGTCATGATTTTGTCACCTCTTTGCAAGCCACACGGTCCTGTGAGGACATTGGCTGCCTTTCGGGACAGGAGCCCCAGTTCCTCAAAACTCCACTTTGCCTCTTCCCTCTGGTCATTCACCCACCAGAAAGCTGGGTTTGGAGGCCTCTTGCCAGCCTAGGAGTTAGGAAACAAGAGGGACGATAGGAAAACATGTTGTCACAGTGACTTATTTACATGTAAATTGGATAGATGTCCCATGCACAGACGTATCTTAGGAGCAGACAGTTATCTAtctaaaaataatgttgttgatTGCAAGGCTACCTTTTCCACTTGCGTCCACTGGTCCAGAACATCACTTGCAAAATTGAAATACTCAGGCACTTCCTGTTTGCCCCGGCTTATATCTTCGAAGTCTGGGATGACGAGAGAGGCCAGGGATCTCCTGGAATGGCGGAGGAATGTACGAGGAAAGTGGAGACTCCAGAAACATTTCAACAAGGTCTTCATTGCATTGGATAACCTGAGAACGTATCACTCTGCTCTGTTTCTCTGCAACAACATTGTTTCCAAAGGAgaacattaaaatatttgaaagcctTGAGGACTACAAGACCAGGGCTggaccaagacattttgctgcctaaggTGAAGGATGGCATCCCTCTCCCTTGtcacctatatatataaaagagtgatggaatcagggcaccggacaaaacaacaaaattacaggccccccaacctcgaaatttggcggctctaggttgatacaacaaaaagaaaagaaaaataaagtcctaattaaagggagagcaataattgtttttatccaattgctgccagttggagggctaagctccgcacatagaccccctctatcgtcaccactttcacagtacacaaacaaccaaatgcatactaaacataaagacaaccatacaacacacattcaataccacaacTACCTcgacaatttctcaccaacaccaccagacaagccacagcaacgcgtggccaggcacagctagtttaatatatAGAGTCAAACTGGGCTAGAGACTGGGTGTGAATTCTGAACTGGTGCTGAAGCAATATGTTCCAGTGCACATGAAAGCATGTCTACACTGGCCTGTTATTCTGAAAGGGGATAAATGTATGACagttaaggctggatctacactgcccaggACCTAGTCCCACAATTgtctgcttatctcagattatttggcagtgtagactcatataatccagttcaaagcagatactgtggattgtgttgtcaaaaacTTTCAGAATTTGACAACACAGTCCGTTGTGttgtcatggctggaatcactgagtttatgtgagttttccgggctgtctggccatgttccagaagcattttctcctgacatttcacccacatctatggcagggatcctaagaggttgtgaggtctgttggaaactaggcaaatgggctttgtatatctgtggaatgtccagggtgggactttcccccaggcaggaagcagccaggccttgaagctgcaagactattcaatgctaatcaaggtggccaattgcaacattcacacttgcctcaaacagacaaagagttctttctcccatcctggactttccacagatatataaaccccattgtctagttcccaacagacctcacaacctctgaggatgtcttcttgcctgggggaatcctttgttgggaggtgtgagctggctCTTTGTTGCATCCTCTCAACAGTTGAGAATGATGAAGTTTGccatcttaattagcattgaatggccttgaagcttcaaagcctggctgcttcctgcctgggggaatcctttatagcaggggtccccaaactttttaaacagggggccagttcacgatccttcggacagttggagggccggactatagttggccactgagtaataataataataataataataataataataataataataaacaacaacaataacaacaacaataataataataaagagggttggaagagaccctttgagccattgagtccaatccccttctgcctttgtgcaccgaaagcacaagcaaagcacccctgacagatggccacccagcctcaatgttaataataataataataataataataataataataataataataaagagggttggaagagaccccttgggccatttagtccaattcccttctgcttttgtgcatcaaaagcacaagcaaagcacccctgacagatggccacccaacctcaatgttaataataataataataataataataataataataataataacaataataataataataaagagggttggaagagaccccatgggccatttagtccaatccccttctgcttttgtgcatcaaaagcacatgcaaagcacccctggaagatggccacccaacctcaatgttaataataataataataataataataataataaagagggttggaagagaccccttgggccatttagtccaatccccttctgcttttgtgcaccaaaagcacaagcaaagcacccctgacagatggccacccagcctcaataataataataataataataataataataataataataataataataataataatggttgtaagagaataagagaccccttgggtcatttagcccaacccccttctgcccttgtgccgtgggggccggataaatgggttcgatgggccgcatccggcccccgggccttagtttggggacccctgctttatagtATTGagcattggcagttaaagtgtcaaactgtaCTCTACAGTGTCGAGGCACCTTTACTAATCACTAGCCATTTCCTGTGCAGAAAGCAGCACTTTGAGTACAGTAAACATTTGCTTGGGCTGACATTTCCAGCACAGAGAAACAGAACTGGCTCTGCGCTTGTCCTCTGGCTCCTACTTTGGGGTAGGAAAGGGGCTATAGTCCCCCAATAACTGGAAAGAGTCACAACTTGACACTGACttgtattttgttttggtttcCTGTTGATTCTACAGCTTAGGATCATAGGCTGGATCTCCACTGCTACATAAAGGCAGTTTCAGAatgctgaactggattatataacagtgtgtataccaagcatgggcaaacttgggccctccgggtgttttggacttcaacagccggtaggctgttaggaatggtgggagttgaagtccaaaacacccagagggcccaagtttgcccatgcttggtatagattcatatactccagttcaagcTGCATTCTAAAACTGCCTTATGTGGCAGTGGAAATACACCAATAGAATCATGGAGCTGAAAAAGACCTCAAGTGCcaccaagtccaacccccttctgctaagcaggaggacacaatccaagccctcctgacagatggccatccagcctcttcttctaAACCttcaccagactcccaggcagcatatgaCAGGGTCTTACCGTTGGGAAGATCTTCCTAATATCTAAATTGGGGTCTCTTCTCAGTCAAGGCGGGATCTCTCCTCTTCCTTGGAGCAAAGATCtcaaggcaggaaagggagagagaggctcAAATGCTGTCTCCGCCCAAGTTCGAGGAAAGTTGCTGGCTGCCACCCCTTTGGACCTCTTCCAGTTCAGGCGCCTGAGGACAAATGCGGGAGGTGAGTGGGAGGGGGAGATGCCAGAGAGCGGCCAATGGACCCCCCCAGAAGCTCTTGCAAACTGCTTTCTGTTCCCTTCCCTTGGTGCCATTAGTTCATGGCCAGGGGTCATTTCAGGTGAAGGGCGAAGGCTGCAGGAGAGGCAAGGAGACGGGTTCCTCTGCCAGGGAGAATGGCTTGGGGGAGGAAGGCCAGAAAGTCTGTTTTCCCTGCATGGCACCAGCCTCCCTTCCCCTTCTGGCTTTGCACAGGCCTCTTTTGTCCCTAGTGGGATAAGAGAAGGGACAAATAGGTGCTCCATCTTGCCTTGTTTGCAGAAAAGACAGGCCAGAACACCCAGCAAGAGCCCTCTGGGGCTGCCAGGACTTTGCTTTCAGGGTAACGCAAGCCACTCTTTCTTATTTCCCAGGGTCCAAATCAGCATGCCACCTTGGGACCCCTTTCATTAGGACTGCAGAATGGATCCACAAGTGCAAGAGGCAGCAGCTTGTTTCCATGGATCCCCAAACCAAATGATACAGCTTCCCTTTAAATGGTTTTTTTATGCTGTCAGaagtgacttatttatttattattcaaacttatatgccgccactcccctagagctcggggcggcttacaagaacagtctaaaatcaacaatttaaaaacatctttaaaaacatcttaaaaacatcctaaaagcaccttttaaaacatcaataacagaactcaaaagcctgccgaaacaggtgtgtcttacatgccctgtagaaggccaacaagtcccgcaaggcacggacttcaggtggcaaggtgttccagagagaaggcgccactgctgagaaggctctgcgtctagttgctgttagacgcaaggtcttaacactggggacttccaataggtcttgatcctcagaacggagggatctctggggtttgtagggagtgaggcggtccctcaggtacatcggccctagaccatgtaaggctttaaaggtaagcaccatcactttgaaagtgattggtaactcaattggtaaccagtgcagctgtagtaagattggtgttatgtgacttgagaacatactgcaagttgcttccattgtgagagaattggccatctacggagatgttgctgggaggcttctctcatgtccccacaagctagagctgacagatgagagctcaccccatcttacagattcgaaccagcaaccttcaggtcagcaacccaaccttccggtcagcagttcagctggcacaagggttcaacccattgcgcTACCACAGCTCAATGATGGTTGTGGTAGTGTGCTATTGTTGTCAAGCCACGCCCCAAAGATTTATAGACTCCAcaaaatatatatgatttttttccttatattttaaaaacattttccatgGCTCCAATGTTGTGAAGTGTTCAGATGACTAGAGGTTCCGAAGTGGATCTAACAGCTGTGCCCTAAAAACTCTATTATATCTGACCCTTTAATACAATGTATCGATGATgatttttgtgtaacttgtatattttatgtactgtgtcaatTCTTAAAAGTATAACATCtataaactgtatcaaatgaatgtatcaaaatgtatctagAAAACAACTACTTTCCCATGCCCTCGGTTGGAataatcccttgggaaaggagATCATAGTCCGGGATCCCTCTAGCTATTTTCCAAACCAGATACATATCAaaacctttgtgtgtgtatgcagaCAGATCATCCTCTTTGTCACCAGGATAAGCTCTGGATGTTTGTTCATTCAACTGGAGGCTGAGAGTCTGCCGCtccttcagaagaggaagagggggCTTCGCAAATATGAATTTATTAACTCTCTATACAGATGACCAAGCTCTTGATTGTTTGGAATCTTCACCTTTGTCTTTCGGGTCTTGCACCCTTTGTTTCACACCGAACTGGACACTTAAGTTAATCAGGGACACATCTGCATACACACGTCATTGTTTCCTCTAGGACTGTGCCCTCCCAATGGGCGTCTCTACAACAGACTGGCTCTTTACACTGTCCAACCACCAACTGTTGTCCTTCCTACTATGGTGATCTCCTCCTGCAGGCTGTGATGGCCTGTCTGCATTGCAGATAGCcaaaagtgatggaagttgtcattcaataacatctggggaccaaaacTGGGCAAAAACTAAAGAACACCGACAACTATGTAGaagttatagttggccctctgtatccacgtattctccatccatggattcaacgtcCCTCGGAAAGCAGCCATAACAAGGCTGATGTAGCGTTTGATAGCCCTGCCATTCTTTCCTTTCAGGCTGTTTTGCAATGGAGGAGGCAGCATGAGTTAACAAAGTTGTAAAGTTGTTCCCTTTTGTTTCAACAGATGTAGACAGTGCTGATGGAATATATATTGTAATGATAAGGGATATGAATCACAGCACTTGCTTATCTTGCCAAGATTATTCTGAGTGAAACACGAATTTTAAATAAATAGCCTTAAGAGAGTTATCTTGGCATGAGGGTCATAAGGGAACATGTTCTTCTGTAGGCAAGGAACAGCTTGCCATTTGATCCCAACTTTATCTGcaaggagagggaggaaagaaaatggTTATATTCAGGGAATAtttccacaacaacaacaacaacaataataacaacaactttatttttataccccgccaccatctccctgaaggaactcgagGTGGCTAAcaaggggccaagcccagataatcacaataaaacaagataaaatacatgcataacacaaaacaaaacaagataaaacacatttatacacaatggcacaataaaataataaaatactaataaaatgacATGAtagaacataatttaaaaacagaagGATTAATTGAGGGCAAACTGGGCCAACTTCTCAATGGTACAACAGATCCTTTAGTCACAGTACTGTGTGAAATTGTCATGGGAGGGGGCAGATTTATAATGGGGGGTGGGCAATGGCTCTACAGCTCAATTCCTGATGACAGCCACAGGACAATGAAACAACGGTGAACGGACTTGCAATGCCACTTACCGAGTTCGGTTTGGAAGCAGTGGTAAGTATCTGGATTTCGGACTGTAAAAGCGATGTAGACTTCTGGGGCCTTTTTGCCATCGAGGCCACTGGGAAGTTTCTGCAGAACTCTAATAAGGGAGTGCATGAGCTCTGGATCATAGACCACATCTATTTGGGAAGAAATGGAGAAATGAGAGAATTAAAAAGACAAGCAACCCTGGGCAATTTTGGTAGGCTATAACTGCGATTATTGATTGTACTGGCAACAGACATACAAAATGCACGTGGAAAGCACGGGTAATCCAAATAGGAGGGGAAGgatatatttgtgaattttaagGCTGCAACATCCCAAGGAAAATCCTCCACTTCTGAGATGAGAGCattgtgcagtggtttgagcactgaactcAAAGGCAGGCTTTGATTCTCTTCtctgctatggaaacccattggatgatacTGCGTGAGTTACACTCTTTCGGCCGCAAAAACCCACAGCTCatcttagggttgctataagttagaaacaacttgaaagcatgcaACAAGAAACAAAGCACAAAACAATTTGAGACCTACATTGCcaacttatccaaggttttgtttTCCCCCTAACATTAGGTCTATTAGTGTCctactctggggttggtgctcatctccatttctaagctgaataactggcgttgcccatagacacctccaagttcatgtggccactggcatgactgcatggagtgctgttacctttctgccagagcggtacctattgatctactcacattggcatgttttcaaactgctaggttggcagaagctggggttaacagtgggagctcatcctgctccctggatttgaaccgtcgaccttttggtcagcaagttcagcagctcagtgttttaatccactgcgccactggggactccaacCTACCCAAGCAGCTGCAATATTGTAAACTGCCTTCATGCTATGGGTCATGTTTACAGCCACAGATGACCGAATGTAACCCTCACAACCATTTCCTAACTTGCATTTACTACTTCACTAACACATTTTACTATTTCTGACCACGCTCtgacacaagtctgcccatgcaaagcaggtggacatagcactgaatgaaacatgcagaatcatcacaggatgccttaaacctacacctgttgataaactctacaagttagctggcattgcccctcctgacgtgcgacgggaagttgctgctaactgtgagagaaataaggttgaacactgtgaaagccacccactgcataacTATCACCCTCcacccaccagactcaaatcaaggaagggcttcatgagaaccaccactcctcttgatgttcctccagcaacagcaagggtgtccctctgggcagctaaacctggcaattctaactggatggccccccatgagggtcttcctcccagGGGCAAACCacgaatgggcaacttggaagtccctgaacagactgagaagtggagtgggcagatcaaaagacaacttggcaaggtggcactacctggaggaatcctccactttgtgtgactgtggagctgaacaaacaactccgcatatgtctgcttgcccacaatgccctgcttcatgcacggaggaggagttgtttaaagctacagacaatgcagttgctgttgcccgcttttggtccaaaactatttagttgcttgtgatttcttctttttttttccttttttaaaatttccattatttgaaatgtattcattgtacaatgcttttgacacgaaataaataaataaccacacTCTGACATTGTCTTGCCCtagtttccatctgtgaaatgtaaGAAGCGTGTTACCCCCAAAGTGAATAATTTTGGTACCGGCGGCAATGACGACATCGGATGACAGCCCCGCAAGCTCTTCTTTCGTAACCAGGCTCCAGTCAAGTTCTGTTACAGATATTTGGGGTCCCTCGAATCCTGCCAGCTCTGCCTTTTGAGTATCCAATTTTGCCGGACTGCAGCTACAAATGTCAGACTCTGGGGCAAAACCGTTCAAACGGATATTTTCCAAAAGCTTCTGAAGAACACAGGGGTGGTGATCGCTGAACGTGTACTTGCTCGGGTGGCAAGCTTTGCAAATGGCAAGTCCGGTCAGTCCTATCCCACTTCCTAGCTCCAAAATACTCCtaaaaataagttaaaataaagaggaaagagaaagaacatGAACAAATGCATGAGGTTGGCTTGCTCATTGATTCTGTGTTTCCAAGCTTTGGGCAGAATACAGCATGCACCTGTTAGTGAAAAGGGCAGGATTCTCCAGCGCCCATTCCGCCAGGTAAAGGCCAGCATCCCACGTCACGAGGCCGGTCGTTCCCTGAGAAATAATGGCCATGCTCTCACCCAATGTAATGGCTTCTTCTGAGGGCTACGAAAAACATGGACAGattattagcattgaaaagccttgcatcttcaaagccagctgcttcctgcctgggggaatcctttgttgggaggcattagctagccctgattgtttcatgtctggaattcccatttttgagtgttctttatttactgtcctgattctagagtttttttaaaaatacgggtagccagattgtgttcattttcatggtgtccacctttctgttgaaattgcccacatacttgtggatttcaatggcttctcagtgtagtctaactactctaacaaccactatgtcactGAGtggttaagggtttttttttgaggGGTGGGCGGGTAGGTGGCTTGCATTAGGAAGTGTAGCTGCTCAGACATAGCTGTGTGAGATACGGACGTCTCCCGGTGCAAGATCCTGTCCAAAATCTCTCCTTGCATCTTTAATATGATTTTATGGATGGCGGAagaaaatggcagggaaagacaAATAGAGAATGGGACCTAACAGAGCTGTGTGGTGCCCCTACTAGACACAAAATGATACAGAAGGCCTTACCAGTAAGTAGCTTTTATAGAAATTGGCACTTTCTTCAGCATTTAAGACATCGGCAAGGGATTCGTAGATCTGATCCAGCGGTTCAGCCCCTGTAGCTTCATGCTGAGTAAAAGAAGCCGAGTCAATTTGTGGCCACACTGTATAATTACAGcagttttaaaaaggtaaaggtttcccctgacgttaagtccagtcgtgaccgactctggggtttggtgctcatctccatttctaagccgaagagccggcgttgtccatagacatctccaaagtcatgtggccagtatgactgcatggtgcgccgttaccttcccaccagagcggtacctattgatctactcacattggcatgtttttgaactgctaggttggcaggagacagCAGTTTTATGTCACTATAATTGTatgaattttgtatattgtatgctgctttgaatctcatccacaagagaaaagcgggatagaaataataataataataataataataataataataataataataataataataataataggatctgaggagctgtagtccagcaaACTTAGAATCCACTGCTGGAAAATTCTAGTCTACTTCCTTGAAATAGAGCATTAGAGCtccatggcattgaatttttctaAGTACCGTCTTCCAAAACTAAAAAGAACAAGGATTTTATGGGATGGAGCTACTCTGTGGTCAGGtaactgtattttgaaccaagtgTAGATCCTGTATTGCTTTCAAGGGAGAGCCCCAAAAAGaatacattgcagtagtctaatctggAGCTAGATAGACATCAAAGGGCTGATCTAAGCACAATCCtacctttttaatgagctctgaTAAAAAACATCTTCTGTACTTGACCGACGGGGGGTACTTCAAGCAGAGAGGGTGAAGAACGGTCTGAAATGATTAAAGACATTGGGACAAGAAATTAATATTGCAGAAGGCGATCCACAAGAAGAACATGAGCTACATCAAATCCAATTAAGCTCTAGGCCTGGGAGAGAATCATATGGTTCTTtagatttaatttatttatttatttacagcatttatattccgcccttctcaccccgaaggggactcagggcggatcacattacacatataggcaaatattcaatgccttttaacatagaacaaagacaagacaaacacaggctccgagcgggcctcgaactcatgaccgccTGGTCAGAGtgtttcattgcagctggttgcagctggcttactCTCCagccttgctctccagcctgcgccacagcccgggcctaattgGATGATAGGTCCCATCAGCCATTATCAGCATGCATGATAAATAAagagcagtaaataaagaacaacactctgaaaactgaggaattgcagacatgaatcaatcaggggcagctaacacctctgaacaaaggattcccctaggcaggaatgaagcttgcaaggccattaatgctaatcatggtgattaattacaacattcacactagcctccaacagacaaagagttatataatatataatatacaataatttataaatatattgtatatacttataatattgataataatatttatttatttatttatttatttacagtatttatattccgcccttctcaccccgaaggggactcagggcggattacaatgaacacatatatggcaaacattcaatgccaacagacaaacaacattcagtttttttagacagacacagaggcatttaacatctttccagcatttaacatctttccagcttctttccagcttcacgcttccggccacagggggagctgttgcttcaccgtccactggggctgttcttcctcattcttttcctcgcgttttgctggcagttttatggtgttgtaaattagttaaattagcctcccgcataaagcgtccctaaattttccctacttgacagatgcaactgtctttcggggctgtataggtcaacagcaagccagggctattaatggtcggcggcttaacccgacccgggctttgaactcatgacctctcggtcaatagtgatttatagcagctggttactagccagctgcgccacagcccggcccctacattataatattattataatgtaatacaatattatactaataataacataataattttaattatatattatatattaaaggtaatattactaataatattaccatataatgatatagtacaatatagtaatttaatgcttatattgtgctatgctaataatatattgtatgtacatttgatttgtaagctgctctgagtcccctccggggtgagaaagagcgggatataaatgtagtaaataataaataaataaataatttatcccaccctggacctttcacagatatataagcctcccttgcttagttttccaatatacctcacaacctctgaggatgcctgccatagatgtgggtgaaatgtcaggagagaatgcttctggaacatggccatacagcctggaaaatgcacaacccatGCACGATAAGTCTCTCAAATGTGCAAAGTTCAGTGGCAAATTGGGTTTTCTTATGCCATGTCAAAAATCTTAATATTTTCATGGTGAAATAACTTACCTCCTGCAATATAGTCAGCAGCAACGAGGAATCCTTTGAAGTCTTGAGCTTCTTTTCCAGATCCTAAAAAACAAGACACACaaactattaaaaaaaacaatgtccTGAGCAAACGATTTCAGCACCTGGATAGTGGCTTTAAGGGGATCCAATTCCCAGAGTGGATTTTCAGCCCCACTGGAATGGAATTGGAGTGTCACAAGGGCCCATGGCTTGCCTCGAAGAGACagcctaggcatgggcaaactttggccctccctccgggtgttttggactgcaactcccaccattcctaacagcctcaggccctttccttttccccctcggcctgaggctgttaggaatggtgggagttgcagtccaaaacacccggagggagggccaaagtttgcccatgtctgagatGACCTCTATATTTTACCAATTATGATCTACTGCAACCCAGAACTTCTGGGTTAATCTCCCAGCCATCTCTGAGGGCAAATTGTTCATGAACTTTCCGGGCACCTCTCCCAGAGCTAACACTGTCTGTAAGATACACCAGATAATCCCCTTTTCCAGAGTAAAGGCTTAATATGGAAACACTATCCTTAATCCATAATTAGGCCGTCTACCCGTGGGCTTAATGAACCTGGGCTTGAACCAAGGCAGAGGAGCTGGAACCAACTTGcatgcagaaaatgcacaacGGTTGGAACTGGCGTAAtaaacattggtttccagatggaagggggtcctggtcagggttggcttgacgcgccttcctcttggcacattttcccCTTATGCCCTCCATTTgttcctctttgaattccacagcactgctggtcgcagctaacctccaattagagcgctcaagggatTCCCAGTTTTCGGAaactatgccatagtttttaaggttggctttgagcccatctttcaatctcttttcctgtccaccaacattcttgagttgggagtatagtaactggtaatctttgggcatttggacaatgtggccttcagtccagtggagttgatggcatgggagcatcgcttcaatgctggcagTCTTTGCTTCTTGTCcggctgtcttcccaagagatttgcagggtttttcagaggcaatgctgatggaatctttccaggaattgaatgtgatgtctgtaaaggtaaaggtttccccctgacattaagtccagtcatggccgactctgggggttggtgctcatctccatttctaagccgaagagctggcattgtctatagacacctccaggtcatgtggctggcatgactgcatggagcgccgttaacttcctgccggagcggtacctattgatctattcacatttgcatgtttttgaactgctaggttggcaggtgctg contains:
- the eef2kmt gene encoding protein-lysine N-methyltransferase EEF2KMT encodes the protein MEEQEKGPDPQEEEEEEEEEGEAGRLALRFQRGFLSAQRLPCFPWADLEKKLKTSKDSSLLLTILQETVLHPLCLKYPPSVKYRRCFLSELIKKHEATGAEPLDQIYESLADVLNAEESANFYKSYLLPSEEAITLGESMAIISQGTTGLVTWDAGLYLAEWALENPALFTNRSILELGSGIGLTGLAICKACHPSKYTFSDHHPCVLQKLLENIRLNGFAPESDICSCSPAKLDTQKAELAGFEGPQISVTELDWSLVTKEELAGLSSDVVIAADVVYDPELMHSLIRVLQKLPSGLDGKKAPEVYIAFTVRNPDTYHCFQTELDKVGIKWQAVPCLQKNMFPYDPHAKITLLRLFI